The genomic DNA GGGCGCCGCCGCCCGCCACGACCGGGGGGCCGACGACCCGCTCCGCGCCGCCTTCGGCTGGTGCGTCGAGGGCGCCCTCGCGGCCTCGGCCGCCGTCGTGGTCGCCGTCGTCTGCCGGCGGGGCCGCAGCGAGCACCGCCTCGACGCCCGCCTCGACCGGGTCCTGGTGGCCTGGCTGCCCGGCTCCGCCGCCGTCCTGCTCCTCCTCGCCGCCCTGTACGCCTCCTGGTCCCGGCCCGGCTGGCGGTCCTCCGACGCACTTCCCGGCGACGCCGCGTTCAGCGTGCTCACCGTCGGCCAGGGCGCCCTCATCGTGCTCCTCGCCGCCGTCACGGTGCGCCTGCACCGCCGCGCACCCGACCCGCGCACCGCGCTGCACGGCCTCGCCGGGCCCGCCGTCGCCGTGCTGGCCTGCGCCCTCGGCGGGGTGATGACGGGCGGGGTCGCCCAGCGCGTCGCCGACTGGCTCGACGGCCCCGGCACCCCCGGCACGGGGGGCGGCCCGCTCGCCGGGCCGCCCCTGCTGCTGAGCTGGCAGGCCTCCGCCATCCCCCCGCTGCTGCTCCTGCTGCTCGTCCCGGCGGTCTTCCTCCTGGCCCGTACCGCGCTCGCCGCACGGCGCCTGGGCCCCGCCGTCGAGGCCGAGTACCCGGGGGAGGCGCCCGACTCGGTGCGCACCCGCCGGATCGCCCGCATCCGCGCCGCCGCCGGGCTCACCGACGCCGCCCCGGTCCTCGTCGGGCTGCTCGCCGCGGCGACCCTGCTGCTCGGCGCGGGCGGCGTCGCCGGCACCTGGGGGACCGGAACGGTGCCGGGGGAGGCGTTCGACGGGGCGCCCGCCTTCCTCGACGCCGCCGCCGAGGGCTGCCAGGCACTCGGCTCCTGGCTGGTGGGCTTCGGCTTCATCCTGTTCGTCACCTGGGGCCGCCGCGCCTACCGGGACGCCTCCGCCCGCCGCACCATCGGCATCCTGTGGGACGTCGGCACGTTCTGGCCGCGCGCCGCCCACCCGTTCGCCCCGCCCTGCTACGCCGAGCGCGCCGTGCCCGACCTCGCCTGGCGCATGGCGTCCTGGACCGGCCGCACCGGCGGGCGCCTGGTCATCTCCGGCCACTCGCAGGGCAGCGTCCTCGCGGCCGCCGCGGTCTGGCAGCTGCCGCACGCCACCCGCCGCCGCGTCGCGCTCCTCACGTACGGATCACCGCTGGAGCGGCTGTACGGGCGGTGGTTCCCCGCCTACTTCGGCCGCGAACCGCTCGCCCACCTCCACCGCGAGGTGCACTGCTGGCGCAACCTGTGGCGGCGCACCGACCCGATCGGCGGCCCCGTCCGGCTGCCCGCCGAGGACGGCAGGCCGGAGGTCGACCACCCGCCCCTGCGCGACCCCCTCGTCTACGGCCGCACGCAGGACCACCCGCTGCCCGAGCCGATCCTCGGCCACGGCGACTACCAGGCCGACCCCGCCTTCGCCCGCGAACGGGCCGCGCTCCTCGACCGGTTGCCGCCCCCCGTGCCCCGGCAGCGCGCCACCGGTCCCGACGGCGACGCGGACGCCCCTCACGGCGGTTCGGGGAGGTCCTCCGGGTAGAGCAGGCTCAGGTCGTCCGTGCTCGCGCTGGCGAGCGCGGCGACCCGGCCCGCGTGCCGCTCCACCATCGACTCGAACACCTGCCGCGCGGTGCGCCCGTTGCCGAAGGCGGGACCCTTGGGGAGCGCCTCGAAGTACTCCAGCAGCGCCCGGGCCGTGCCGTCGGCGAGCCGGTACTCGTGGTCCTCGGCCTGCTGCTCCACGATCCGCAGCAGTTCGTCGGGCGTGTAGTCGGGGAAACTGATCGTCCGCGAGAAGCGGGACGCCACACCGGGGTTGACGGTGAGGAACCGCTCCATCTCCGCCGTGTAGCCGGCGACGATCACCACCACCGCGTCCCGGTGGTCCTCCATCAGCTTCACCAGCGTGTCGATCGCCTCGCGGCCGAAGTCCCGTCCCGAGTCCTCCGGCGACAACGCGTACGCCTCGTCGATGAACAGCACCCCGCCGCGCGCCCGGTCGAACGCCTCCTGCGTGCGGATCGCCGTGGACCCGATGTGCTCCCCGACCAGGTCCACCCGCGACACCTCGACGAGGTGGCCGCGCTCCAGGACGCCGAGGGACGCGAGGATCTCGCCGTACAGCCTCGCCACCGTCGTCTTGCCCGTGCCGGGGTTGCCGGTGAACGCCAGGTGGCGGCGGACGGACGCCGCCTTCAGCCCGGCCTCCCGCCGCCTGCGCCCCACCTCGATCATGTTGGTGAGCGTGCGGACCTCCCGCTTCACGCTCTCCAGCCCGACCAGCGCGTCCAGTTCGCCCAGCACGTCCTGCGAGTCCCGCACCGGCTCCGGGGCGGGCGCCGCGACCGACGGCTGCGCCGGCACCGCGCCCAGCAGCCCGACGGGAGCGGGCGCCGTCGCGGCCGCCACCGCCGTCGCACCGGCCCCGGTGCCGGCCGGGGCCGCGGCGGGGCCGGGGACCGCGCGGCCGGCGACGCCGCTCTCGTCGCTGGTGCACCCGTCGGCGACCGGCCCGTCCTCGCCGAACTCGTAACCCCCGCGCGCGCAGCGCTCCGTGCGGCACCGCCGCAGCGTCGTCCGGCACCCGTCCATCACGTGGAAGCCGTAGCCGCCGCTGCCGGTGACCCGGCAGCCGGTGAACGTGCCGCGGCCCTCCGCCGACACGTAGAACCCGGCCTCCGCGGGCGAGGCGACCGTGCACCGCTCCACGGCCGGGTCGGCGCCCTTGGTGACGATGACCCCCGTCTGCACCCCGTCGAACGCGCAGCCGGCGAGCGTGCCGCCGCTGCCGTGGTCGCGGAACCAGGCGCCGGTCGCCGCGTCCCGGACCCGGCAGTCGTCGAGCTGGGCGGTCGCCCCGTCGCTGACGGACACGGCCGTGTTGCGCACCTGCGACAGGTCGCTGTCGACCACGTCGACCCGCGACCCCCGGTCGAGGACGAACAGCGCGTCCGGCACGTCGTGCACACGGCACGCCTCCAGCACCGCCGTCGCCCCGTCGCTCACCCACACGGCCGGGTAGTCGCCCGTGCTGTCGTGGATCTCGCACCGGTTGGCGTCGACGCGGGTGCCCGGGTCCCACACGGACAGGCCGTTGCGCCCGAACCGCCGCACCTTCGACCGCGTCATCGTCAGCACCGACCGGGACCGCAGGTCGACCGCGTTCTCCGGCACGTCGTGGATGTCGCAGTCGGAGAGCGTCAGCACCGCGTCCGTGTCCAGGGTCACCCCGTCCGCCGACGTGCGGTGCACCACCGAGTCGGCCAGGTGCGCCACGGCCCGCCCGCCGACGCGCACGCCGCTGCCGCGGATCTCGTACACCTCGCAGCCGACCGCCTCCAGGGAGCTGTCCTCCCCGGTCACCGAGAGGCCCGCGCCCGACGCGTGGTGGACGCGGCACCGCTCGATCCGCGGACGCGCCCCGCCGGTCACCGACACCCCGGCCTGGCCCGCGGAGACGACCTCGCACTCCTCGAACACGCCGCCGGCGCCGTCCAGTACGGCGATGCCGACGCCCGCCGGGTTGTCGACCGTGCACCGCCGCACCGTGGGCCGGGCCGCGCCGCGCACCTCCACGCCGGCCGCCGAGCGGGTCACGATCCGCAGGTCCAGCAGCTCCGGCGCGCCCTCCTCGACGAGCAGCGCGGGCGCCGCCGCGTCCTGCCCCTCCAGGTGCAGGTCCCGTACGGTCGCGGAGGCGCGCACGGTCAGCGGCACCCCGTCGGCCGGGGCGATGCGCACCGAGCCGACGGCGCCGTCCGCGCCGCGCAGCGTCACGGCGTGCCGCAGCACCAGGTTCTCCCGGTAGGTGCCGGGGGCGACGGTGAGGACGTCGCCGTCCGCCGCGGCCTCCAGGGCCGCCGCGAGGGAGGCGTACTCACCCGTGCGGCGCCGCCACCGCGACGCACCGCCGTGCGTGACCTGGACCGTGCCCTGTGCCATGGTGCTGCTCTGCCCCCGCCTCGTGCGCTCGCGGCCGTCCGCTCACCGACCCGTCGCCCCACCGTAGCGCGCACGGCGGAGCCGGGTCGCCCGCCCGGCCCACGTACCGGCGCCCCCCGCGTGCGCGCCGCCGCCCGGCGGGCCGTCCGGGCGGGGCGGGCGTCACGCGTCGCGGGTGGCGAGGACGCGCACCGGGTCGCCGAGGCGCAGCGTCCCCGTCGACTCGGGGACGAGGTTCTGGCCGAAGACCACCTTGCCGCCGGACCCGCGGTACCGCGACAGCGTGCGCAGCGGCTCCCTGCCCCGGACGCCGGTGCGCTGGTCGACGGTGGTCACGACGCAGCGGCCGCACGGCTTGGCGACGCGGAGGACGACCTCGCCGACGGCGATCCGCGCCCACCGGTCCTCCTCCCAGGCGACCGTGCCGTCGACGACGGCGCTCGGCCGGAACCGCTCCATGGGCAGCGGCCCCTCGTCGGCGTGGTCGCCCGCCGCGACGAGGGCGTTGAGGGCGTCGAGGGACGCGGTGGTGGTGACCAGCAGCGGGAAGCCGTCGGCGAAGCTGACCGTCTCGCCCGCGCGCGCGTGGTCGGGGGCGAGGGGGGCGGCGCCGCGCCGGGTCGTCCATGTGCACCAGCCGCACTTCGGCGCCCAGGTGGTCGCTGAACCACGCGTCCGGTTCCGGCCCGGCCGGCACGGCGTCGACCTTCGTGCCGAACACGTCCACGACGACCGTGCCGCCCGCGGGGTCGGGCACGGGGACGTCCAGCGGCGTGCGGCCGGGCGCGGACACCCGCACCCCGCCGCCGGGCAGCGGTTCGGCGGAGGCGGGCGCCAGTACGGGGTGCTGACGCTGCGTCACCGCCTTGCCGTCCCGGTCGGCGATCATCCAGCGGCGGTCCCCGGCCAGGCCCCACGGCTCCACGACCGCCTGCGCGGGCGCGAAACCGCCCAGGGCCTTCACGGGGTGGACGTGCAGGGAGCTCAGGACGGGCTGGGAGGCGACCTCATCACTCGGCATGGCCCCATCCTGCCAGTGGACCCCGGCCGGAATCCGGCCCGGTGCCGGACTCCGGGCGCCCGGGGCCGAGGTGCCGGGCCCGTCAGTAACCGCCCTGGTACGGCCGCCGGTAGGGATCGTCGTACGCCGCCGCCGGCGCGGGCCGCGGCGCGGCGGGGCGCATCGCCTCGTACCCGGCGGCCACCGGGGCGACGGGGCGCATCGGCTGGGGGCCCTGCGGGCCGGGGTAGCCGCGCGGGGCCGTGGCCTGCTGCGGGACGTACGGGGCCGGCGCGTACTGCACCGGGGCGGGCTGCGGCGCGGGCGCCTGCTGGGGATAGCCGTAGCCGCCGCCGTAGGACGGGGCCGCGGGCTGCGGGGAGGGGAGGGCGGGGAGGGCCGCGGGCAGCGCCGGCAGGTACGAGCTGCCGGTGTCGTACGCGGCGGGCACTCGGATCGGGGCGATCTGAGGCGTGCCCCGCTCCGCGACCAGGGAGTCGTAGATCGGGGTGTC from Streptomyces sp. MRC013 includes the following:
- a CDS encoding right-handed parallel beta-helix repeat-containing protein; translation: MAQGTVQVTHGGASRWRRRTGEYASLAAALEAAADGDVLTVAPGTYRENLVLRHAVTLRGADGAVGSVRIAPADGVPLTVRASATVRDLHLEGQDAAAPALLVEEGAPELLDLRIVTRSAAGVEVRGAARPTVRRCTVDNPAGVGIAVLDGAGGVFEECEVVSAGQAGVSVTGGARPRIERCRVHHASGAGLSVTGEDSSLEAVGCEVYEIRGSGVRVGGRAVAHLADSVVHRTSADGVTLDTDAVLTLSDCDIHDVPENAVDLRSRSVLTMTRSKVRRFGRNGLSVWDPGTRVDANRCEIHDSTGDYPAVWVSDGATAVLEACRVHDVPDALFVLDRGSRVDVVDSDLSQVRNTAVSVSDGATAQLDDCRVRDAATGAWFRDHGSGGTLAGCAFDGVQTGVIVTKGADPAVERCTVASPAEAGFYVSAEGRGTFTGCRVTGSGGYGFHVMDGCRTTLRRCRTERCARGGYEFGEDGPVADGCTSDESGVAGRAVPGPAAAPAGTGAGATAVAAATAPAPVGLLGAVPAQPSVAAPAPEPVRDSQDVLGELDALVGLESVKREVRTLTNMIEVGRRRREAGLKAASVRRHLAFTGNPGTGKTTVARLYGEILASLGVLERGHLVEVSRVDLVGEHIGSTAIRTQEAFDRARGGVLFIDEAYALSPEDSGRDFGREAIDTLVKLMEDHRDAVVVIVAGYTAEMERFLTVNPGVASRFSRTISFPDYTPDELLRIVEQQAEDHEYRLADGTARALLEYFEALPKGPAFGNGRTARQVFESMVERHAGRVAALASASTDDLSLLYPEDLPEPP
- a CDS encoding DUF6643 family protein; translated protein: MTSPRASYGGAYPYAPSFPDTPIYDSLVAERGTPQIAPIRVPAAYDTGSSYLPALPAALPALPSPQPAAPSYGGGYGYPQQAPAPQPAPVQYAPAPYVPQQATAPRGYPGPQGPQPMRPVAPVAAGYEAMRPAAPRPAPAAAYDDPYRRPYQGGY